Genomic DNA from Synergistaceae bacterium:
TTCCCAGCGTGATCATGACGAACAGGGTGCCGCAGAGGTAAATCTGAAGGTACTCCCCGGCGAAGGGAAAGGTGGCGTCGCTGGCTCCCAGAGCGTACAGGGCCGGTTTGTAAAAAAGCAGCCCCCCGACGGTGAGGACCGAGCCCGTGAGAAGCAGCATGGTGAAGGACGTGCCCATGATTTTTGCCGCCTCCGGAAGGTCCCCCCTTCCCCGGGCCATGGAGCACAGAGGGGCCCCGCCGTTTCCAAAGAGCTGGGAAAACGCGGAAATGAAGGTGATGATGGGGAAACAAAGCCCCACCCCCGTCAGGGCCAGCGCTCCGGTTCCCGGAATGCGCCCGAGATAAAGCCGGTCCACGATGTTATAGAGCAGGTGCAGTACCTGCGCCACAATCATCGGCAGCGCCACTTCCAGAATGTTCCGGAAAACGCTGCCCTTTGAAAAGTCCGTCTGATGCGCGGTCATGGGTCTCCCTCTGATATTTTTCGATTTTTCGTTCCGCGTTTCGCATTATACCCCTCCGGCAGATTTCCGGACAGAACCCTCCCAATTTCACCCGATTTTGTCCTGCCGCTGCCGAGCGATGCGGGGGCGCTGGCCTGACGGGAGAAAACGTGCTACAATACATCTCAAAGGAGAAATCAGTATGGAAAAAACTACCGGGAATAAAAACACAACTGTTAAAGATAGTAACAAAAACAATACCGATAATAATATAACTACCGCTAAAACTGCCGCAGGAAGGCCGCGCAGGCCCTGGGCGCGCAGGAAGGTTAATCAGAAAGTCAATGCTCCAAAGCCTGAAGAAGTCGAAGTTATATCTTCGCATGTTCATGAAAAAGATGAAGAAAAGCCAATTAAGGATATAAACGGCAGCGACAGCAAATCATTAATGAAGTCGAAATCGAAATTAAGCAGCAGAAAGACGATAGAGAAAACCATGGAGAAACCTCCCGTTTTACCCGCTCCGGAAGACGACGGGAAGGCCCTGGCTGCAACCGATGCTCAGGATAAAACCGATATAAAAAACATTACCGATATTAAAAAGAATACCAACAGAAAAACAAGATCCAGGACAAAAAATAGAACCGGTATAAAAAACGACACCCCTCAAACGCCTCCCCACGTTCCGGCAGAGGAAATGAGGACGGAGGAAATAAAGGCGGAGGAAAGTCCGGAGGGCCGGCGGAAAAGCCCCTCCGCCCGGTCGAAAAGGAAGCCCGCGAACCTCTACGACCCTGCGGACTATCCCTCGATTCAGGCTATATCCGCGCTTCGGGGGTTCGCCCCTCTGGGGATGCTCTTCGTTTTGATGGACGTGCTTCGGGGGAAGGAAGAAGGGCTCATCCGCGTCAACCGGCTGGCGGAGGCGCTGTCCATCGGGAAACCCGCGATGCTGGCGCAGCTGGACAATCTGGAACAGGCGGGGCTGATTCGCACGATTTCCAGCTCTCAGCGGGGGCGGCATCTGGAGTTTCTCCTGCCGAACGTGCTGGGTTCGAAAACCATACCGGATATGACGGTCTCCCCGGACGCGGCGGAGTCCGCCCCTTCTCCGGAGTCCCCTCCCCCGTTCATCGACGATTTGCCCCTGCCCAAAGGGGTGCCGTCCACCTTTTCCGCGGAAAAACTGAAGGACCTCCGGCTTTACCTGGCGAACCGGGGAATCCGCGTCACCTGGCTGCCCGATGAAAGCGACCTGGACCCTCGCCACTCGGAGGTTGCCGGCTTTCTTGGACGCTACTACACCTCCATCCGCCCGTTCTACAACAAGCTCAAAACCACCCTCAACGAGGGGCAGGAGATTGAATTTTCCCTCATCGGGTATCAGGGCCGGGAGGTCACTCACACGCTGAACCTCTGCAAAATGCTGCTGGACGTGGGGTTTCTCGCAACCTTCACCTATCGCCGGGCCCCCTACTGCCGGATCGTGGCGCGGATCAACCGCGTGCCGGCGGCCATCAACTTCCTCTCCGGCGGCTGGCTGGAGCATTACATCCGCGACCGGGTGCTGGCCATTCTGACGACCCATCCCTCCACCCGGGACATGCCCTTCGCCTTCATGAAGAACCCCCACATCCTTCTGCCGGGGGACGAGAACTTCGAGTTCGACTTTTTGCTGATGGTGGGAGAAAAGGTTTTCTGGATCGAGGCCAAGACCGGCGAGTATCTGGAGTTTCTGGCCAAATACGACCGGGTGTCGAAGCTGATGGGGCTCACCCGGGACACCAATCTTCTCGTGCTGGCGGAAGGCCCCGAGCCGGAGGACAAAACTCTGGCCCGCTACGACCTGAGCTGCTGCCGCATCGACGAGTTTCCGGAGGTGTTCCGCCTGACGCTGATTCGGGAGCTGGGCCGGAAACGACGGCGTTAGAGCCGTCCGGAATTACAGCAGCGACGACCAGAGACGTCCCACGGAGGCCTGAAGTTTTTTGCGGAAGGGGCGTTTCTGGCGCTGGGCCGGATTTTCCTCCAAACAATGGCGGAAGTCCTCCGTAAAAATCTGCTCCAGCTCCTCCGCCAGAGAGCGGGATCGGATGAACGCCTGGGCCTCGTAATTGAGCTCCAGACTGCGGACGTCCAGGTTGGTGGTGCCCACGGAGGCGATTTCTCCGTCTATGACCATGGTTTTCGCGTGGATGAAGCCCTCTTCGTAGCTGTACACCCGCACTCCGTTCCGCAGAAGCCGGTCCACGTTGAACTGAGATGCCCAGAAAACCAGAATGTGGTCCGCCTTTGAGGGGATGATGATCCGGACGTCCACGCCGCTTCTGGCCGCCACGCAGAGGGCGCCGCAGATGGCGGAGTCCGGCACCAGATAAGGAGTAGTGATCCACACCCGTTTCCGCGCCGAGGCGATCATGTGAAAATAGCCGTCCGCGATGGCCCGAAAATCCCGCCCCGGCCCGCTGGTGGCGATCTGCGCCGGAGTGGTCTCCTCCCTGCCGGGAGGGGCGTATTCAAAGCGCCGGTAATCCATGAATTTCCCCGAGCACTCTCCCCAGTGGGTGAGAAACACCCGGTTCAGCTCCTGAAGAATCTCTCCCGAAAACTGAAGGTGAGTATCCCGCCAGGGGCCCATTTTCGGGTCTTTGCCCAGGTACATGTCCCCGATATTCAGGCCCCCCAGAAAACCGACGGCCCCGTCCACCACCAGAATTTTGCGATGGTCGCGGTTGTTGAGGCCGCTGCGGAAACGGGCGAAGGCCGTGGGCATGAAGGAGTGGAGCTCCACCCCGGCGGACCGCAGAAACGTCAGATACTCCCGACCTACCCGCCAGCTTCCCACCGCGTCGTAGATCAGGCGCACCTTCACTCCCGACCGGGCCCGATCGGCCAGGAGGTCCCGCACCTCCCTCCCCAGCTCATCGGAGGCGATGGAAAAATATTCCATGTGAATGTATTTTTGCGCGCCGGCAAGGGCTTTTTTGATGGCGGAGAAGGTTTCAATCCCGTTCAGGAGAATTTTTACCCCGTTCCGGAAGGTGGGAACGGAGCCGCAGGACACGGAGAGCAGGTGCTCCAGCCCCGGGGCGGCGTCCGAGGAAAACGGATTCTGCTCCTTTTTTCGGGACAGGGAATTTCGGTGAATGCGCCAGCGCGGCCGGACCCCGCGAATGTTGGGGCCAAAAATCACGTAGGCCGCCAGCCCAACGAAGGGAAAGAGCAACAGCGTCCCCAGCCAGATAATCGCCCGGTCGGGGTTTTGTTCCTCCAGAAAAATCACCGCTCCCGCCACCAGGGCGTAAAACCCCAGAATCCAGTAGATGTAGCGCTTCAAAAGGCTTCTGAGCGCGTAAAGATGCCCCCACAGCTCAAGAGAAAGGCTCAGGGTGTTGCCCTCCCACACAAGGGGAGACTGCTGCAGGCTTCGGAAAAACTGCACACACAGAAGAAGGACCGCCAGAACAACGGACCACAGGAAAAGCGACTTCAGGGAAAATCGCAAACCGCGTCCTCCTTATTCAGGGAAGCGGAACCTCTTTCTGAAGCCCCACCTGCTGAAGCCCCACCTGGCCGGCGAACCCCGGAACGGACTCCAGCCCCACGTCGCAGATTCCCAGATCGGTTCTTCCCCGGTGGCGGAGGGCCACGTCCCGTAGGGTCACAAAGGGGATCTCCCCCTCGATGCAGCAGTCGAAAAATTTTCGGAAAAGCGCGTCGGCCGCGTCGTCGTACTTTTCCCCCCGAATGGTGCAGACGTTCAGTCCCGGCTCCAGAAGGTCAAGGTAGCGGTCGTGCACGGTTTCCACATCCATCCCCATCTGCCGGAGCCCATCGAAGGGCGGAAGGGTGGCGGGAATCTGCAGCGTGCGGAAAACCACCCCGCCCATCTGGGGCAGAAAGGGATATTTCCCACGAACGTCGCTGCAGTAGACGAACCCCAGCTCGTCCTGAACGGTCAGGCTGTCCACCGACACCTGAAAGCCCGGCGAGGAGGCGCACTGGGGAGGCGTTCCGGCCACGCCGGAAAAAACCTCCACGGACTTCGTCAGGTCCTGCCGGATCTCCTCTCTTGACATTTTGGGAAGGGTTTCCTTCCATCTGACACCGTCCCACCGGCGAATGCCGCAGTCGTGCCCCTCGTTCAGCGTCCGCTTCATGATGTCGGGGTTCGAAAAAACGATGGGCGGCGTCTCCTGACGCAGTATTTTCGCAAAAAGTCCTTTCTGGAGAATTTTTTGAAGCATTCCACTTGAATTTTCGGGCCCCGTCGAAAAAAAGACCGACGCCCTTATTTTTCGTTCTCCCAAAAGATCCAGAAGGCGAGGCATAGTCTCCATGTATCCCTTCAGGGTATCGACGTCGATTTTAACAGCCAGTTCGCAATCCATTTCCCTCATACTCCTCGTCAGAAACACATTCCGTAAAATCAATAAAACAAAACACTCCGATAAAACACTTATTCCCCCGTTTGTTCGCGGGTGAGAGTATCAGAATATCATAACGGCAGACGTTCTGCACTCATTTTTCAATAAATTTGGTTCAGCAGATTGTCGAGGAACTGTTTTTTAATCTGATTTTCGGTGTCTCCTTCTTCATCTTCCGCTCCTCCGGGGCCGGCGGGAATGGTGAGGCTGAACTGGAATTTTCTCTCCGTGTCCTTCTCCCTCTCGGCGTCGCTGTTCAACTGGTTCAGAGGCAGGTAAGTCTCCAGAGATTTGCTGATCGTCAGGTTCAGAAGCTGCAGCTCCTTCCAGCTTCCCTTCAGCTGGAACGTGACGTCCTCGAAATCCCGCTCCGTGTAGCCGATGGCCTTCGCCACCACCCCCCGTATCAGGGACGTTCCCAGCCCGCCGCCGCTTCCTCCCGCCAGGCTCCCCGTCATGAGCTGGAAGGCGCTTTTCATGGCCCCCAAAAGCTTGTTGAGGGCCTGAATGTCGAAGCGCCCCTGGCAGATGAGCCCAAGGCCCTTCCCCGGAATGCCCAGAGGCCCGCTGAAGGCGAAATAGCGGTACAGGGGAGCTCCAGGGGGAGCCGTGACCTGAGTCCCCGGGTTCAGCTGCAAATCCCTGCCGTCCCAGAAGAAGGAGCCTCGAATTTCCTCGAAGGGCAGGCGTTTGTCCTCCGTGACCAGCGCCAGCACGGGCAGGTCGCTGATATGGCCGCCGCCCGATTTGAAGTCCCCCTGAGCGAAGGCGGTCATCAGGGTCCCGAAGTTCCCGTTGGCGCTGACGTGGATGTCGGCGCTGCCCACGACCTTCCCCTCCTTCAGGAAGGGAGCGGCCGCCTCTCCAAAGTCCAGCCCCCGCACCGCCGCCGCCATCTTCCAGTCCTGCTCCTTCAGCATCACGTCCCCGCTGAGGGTGATTTTTCCGCCGAACAGCGAGGCGGTTCCGTTTCGAAGCGTCGCCTGGTTCCCGAGATACCGGAGGGGCAGCAGGATATTTTTCACCGTCACTCCCGCCGCCGAAAGGGAGGGGATCATGACCGCCAGGTTGACGGGTTCCGCGCCCGCCTTTCCGCTCCGGCGGCCGTTGAGACGCCCCGTGACCTTCACGTTGGCCGTTCCCTTCAGGGTCCCCTTCATGGAGGGCATCTTTGCCGACACCAGCCCGTCCAGATCCAGAGGGGCGCTTTCCACCTCGTAGTCCCAGCCCCCTTTGTTCCGCTGGAGACGGCCCTTCAGGTCCAGCCGCGCCGAGCCCAGATCCCCCCGGATTCCCAGGTCGAACCGCCCTCTTTCCGGCGCGCTCACCGTCAGGGACAGGCGGTCCACCAGCGTTTCGTTCACGGTCAGGGGGGCCAGCACGTCCAAGGTCACGTTTGGTCGGCGCGGAGTTCCCCACAGGCGCAGCGTCCCGTCCAGGTTGCCTCCCACTCCCGCGTCGAGCCCGAACTTCGCCAGCAGGGAGCGGACCTCCAGATTCTTCACCTTCATCATCACGTCCATGTCCCCCCGACGGTCGAAGGTCACCTTCCCCCGCCCCTCCAGAGAGCCCCCGTCGATTTTGGCGCGAACCGTCTGAACCGCCACGTTCCGCGTGGTTCCCGCGAAGTCGAGGTAAAGATCCCGAACGTCCATGGAGGCCACGGCGATCCGGTCCGACTGGAGGACGGCCTTCAGGGCGGCGGCGCTTACCGGCCCGGAGACGTTCAGGCTGGCGCTGACCCGCCCTCCCGGAGACGCGCCGTCGGCGGGGAACATTTTGGACAGGTCCAGCCCCTTCAGGCTTCCCGACAGGTTCAGAACGGGCTCCGACCGCTTCGGCAGGTCCACGAACCCCTGAAAGACCGCCGCGCCGCCCGGAAGCTCCAGAGTCGTTTCGGGGATCGTCACCCGACTGCCGGCGTAGCTTCCCGCCAGCTTCACCCGCCGGATGGGAAAGTCGCCGACTCGAACCTCCCTGCTGGAGATCACCGCCTCCGCCCGGGGAGAGCTCAGGGTTCCTCTCACGGTGGCGGAGACGTCGCAGAGGCCGGACACGCTGCCCTTCAGCGGCGGGAGGGAGGCGGGGTCCAGCCCGCTGATGAGGCCGTCGAACCACAGGGCTCCGGTTTTCAGGCTGGCCGTCCCGGACAGGTTCAGGGGAGCTTTGCCCAGTTTGCCCTTCAGCTCGTCCAGAAAAATCACCTGTTTTTCGTCGAAATGAACCGCGGCGGACAAATCCGTGAGGGTGATTCCCCCGGCCGTCAGCTTTGGAGAGCTCAAAGCCCCCATGATCCGCCGGTCGTCGATGTTCAGGGTGAGGGACGCCTTTCCGGAGGGAGCCAGAGACGCCGCTCCGGGCAGGGCCGCCGCCAGAAGCGCGGTGTCCATTCCCTCAAGGGACAGGGTCATTTTCGGGTGCAGCCGGCCGTTTTCCCCCAGAGGCTCCCCGGAGGTGGTGAGCTGCGCCCCGAAAACCTCGCCGCTGCCCCGGATGAAAACCCTCAGCCCCGGCGACAGGAAAACTTCGGTGCGAAGGCCCTTCACCAGCTGCCTGTCGTCCACGCGAAAATCCGGAACGCGGACGAAGGCCTTCCCAGCCGTCGAACCCGTCCGGTCGCCGGAAACCCAGAAGTCCACCATGCCCCCCTCCCCGTCGAACCTGGGTTTCAGGTCCAGTTTCGACGAAAAGGCGTCGTTGATTTTTTTCATGGAGATGTTTCGGGCCGTCCCCCGCACAAAAAACCGGTCGGACTGAGGAACGGGACGCAAATCCGCGGAAACCCCGAGGGCGACGTCGGCGGAAAGGCTCTTTATCTCCGCCCAGGGGACGAAAAGCTGACCCTCTCCGTAATTCCACGGAATTTCGGCGCTCACGGCAATGCCCTCGACTTCTCCCCTCGTCAGGCCGATCCGGCCCCTGCCCGTCAGGGATTCCCCTTCGCCCTGCAAGCTGAAGTTTCCGTCGAAATTGCCTTTTCCCTTTATTTTTTCTTCTGTTTTTCCTTCTTCTTTTCCTTCTTCGTTCCGGAGAAACGCGGAGAGAAACTCCTCCAGCTTCAGGGAGCGGAACTCCCCGCGAAGGTCGAAGGGGGGCTGAAGGCGGCCCTCAAGAGAGGCCTGTCCGGTTCCGGCCGAAAGGGTGAAAGAACGGGCTTCGAGAGGCGAAAAAACAAGGCTTCCCTCTCCCCGCAGGGGCAGTCCCGCCGCGTCCGCGGAGAGAGTCAGTCGCCCCTCCGGGGTCAGCAGGGCCTCGTCCAGCCGGAAGGAACGCGAGCCGGCGGACAGGGCCAGGTCCCGCAGCTCCACGCGAATCGGGCGCAGCTCCAGGGGAGAGGAATTTTCCTTCTTCTCTCCGCCGCCGTAGTGAGCGGAGAGGAGGTTCAGGTTTTCCAGAGTCGTCCGCAGGCCGCTCATCTCCAGATCCGAAAGCCAGGGAACGCCCCGCCTCAGATCCTCCCAGGAGAGGCGCGCCCCGAGACGGCCGGCCTGCAGGAGAACGGCGTCCCCGGAAACGAGTTCAATGCCCTCAAGGGTGATTCCGCCGGCGAGGTTTCCGCTCACCCTGTCCACGGTCAGGGCGGGAACGGCGGCGCCGCCGTAGTGGTCGATCCCGTATTGCAGAACCAGGGGCAAAAGCGGCCCCCATATGATCAAAGTCACCCCCAGCCCTCCAAAGATGACCACGAAAAGACAGACGCGAAGCAGCAATTTTCTTATCAAACCCGGCTCGACCTCCAACCTGCGCGGTTTGCCAGTTATTCAGTCCCGCATTATAAAACATCGGTAAAAGTCGCGCAAACTATAAAACTTATTACTTACGGATATGAGTCCTGAAACTCATCTCATTCGGGCATCCCTGTGGATAAGTGGATAAGCCTGTGGATAAGACGTGGATACAGGGGGAAAAAGTGCCTTTTTTGTGGGAATTGTGGATAAGTGGATGTTGTGGACGACCTCAAACGTCTGAAAAATGCAAGACCCATATTCGACAAATTGACGATTTGAGGACCAGAAGGTCAGAA
This window encodes:
- the cls gene encoding cardiolipin synthase, which translates into the protein MRFSLKSLFLWSVVLAVLLLCVQFFRSLQQSPLVWEGNTLSLSLELWGHLYALRSLLKRYIYWILGFYALVAGAVIFLEEQNPDRAIIWLGTLLLFPFVGLAAYVIFGPNIRGVRPRWRIHRNSLSRKKEQNPFSSDAAPGLEHLLSVSCGSVPTFRNGVKILLNGIETFSAIKKALAGAQKYIHMEYFSIASDELGREVRDLLADRARSGVKVRLIYDAVGSWRVGREYLTFLRSAGVELHSFMPTAFARFRSGLNNRDHRKILVVDGAVGFLGGLNIGDMYLGKDPKMGPWRDTHLQFSGEILQELNRVFLTHWGECSGKFMDYRRFEYAPPGREETTPAQIATSGPGRDFRAIADGYFHMIASARKRVWITTPYLVPDSAICGALCVAARSGVDVRIIIPSKADHILVFWASQFNVDRLLRNGVRVYSYEEGFIHAKTMVIDGEIASVGTTNLDVRSLELNYEAQAFIRSRSLAEELEQIFTEDFRHCLEENPAQRQKRPFRKKLQASVGRLWSSLL
- a CDS encoding polysaccharide deacetylase family protein codes for the protein MDCELAVKIDVDTLKGYMETMPRLLDLLGERKIRASVFFSTGPENSSGMLQKILQKGLFAKILRQETPPIVFSNPDIMKRTLNEGHDCGIRRWDGVRWKETLPKMSREEIRQDLTKSVEVFSGVAGTPPQCASSPGFQVSVDSLTVQDELGFVYCSDVRGKYPFLPQMGGVVFRTLQIPATLPPFDGLRQMGMDVETVHDRYLDLLEPGLNVCTIRGEKYDDAADALFRKFFDCCIEGEIPFVTLRDVALRHRGRTDLGICDVGLESVPGFAGQVGLQQVGLQKEVPLP